The genomic stretch AGGTAGTTAACCACCATTCAACGAACTCTTAAAAAATTATACATTTTTTATAAATTCCTGATTAAATATTAATTTAATATCATGGGAGTTTGCCCTTAGATTGAAGGGTTATTTACTTCTTTAGATCAAATACAAACCATCCATTGGTTTCCACTTAATTGATTTGAGGAAATAACCAATATGAATTATTTAGATCTAGACCGTCTTAGTTTGGGTGATTGAGAcatattaaatggatggttagatggttgaGTGCCTTGGTGAGCTTAGATGAAAAGTTAGAATCTACTTTAGACGATCTAGATCTGAGGTTGGAAGGTATTTCCTAATATATTAAAAGATTGGTGGTTGGAAATGACACTCGTTAAGTAAGCAGTCTGATGATTTCTCAAAAATCGAGAATGTTTTCAAAACGGAAGTGAGAAAGACAAGTTCATCCTGAAGTATAAactgtggggtccattatgatagTTTATGAGAAATCTTATCCGTTCATATGATTTGCAGGGTCTTAATAAGGTAGAGTTTAAGAGATGGAGCAAATCAAATATCCGTGTGGGCTGCATGACAGGAATAGCATAGTTTCAATCCTCGAGCTTCGGAACAAAAGAAAGTATTATTGGCTTCTTTGAATTCCTAATAGGAGTCGTAGGGTTTTTCTGAGCGGCTGAGATCTAAAGTTTAATATCTATTGGTTTGTGGGTGAATAATATCTAGTTTTGAGGGGCGAAAATAGTCCAAACGCTGTCTCCGAGTGTCAATGGAAATCTAATTTTTTGAACAGATGATAGTTGGCATGGTCCTTTGgatttgaatggttgaaattcTTCACACGGAGGAGTCAAAAACCTCTCCTGAATTGGAAAAGAATCTAACTAGAGAGAAAAACAAAAACTAACGGTCTTGAACACGTTCATGTGCAGTTTAAAACAGATTCCGGTTTATTCTTTGAAAGTGAAGCGTTGAATAAGTTATATGTGGTCCACTGTTacgtttatgataaatccattccgaTCATCAGTTTTTTCATGTCATGTTTAGCCATGGACCCTAATAgttagtagatccaaatcttaggtgtgtTACACATTACAGTGCaatgcctacggttgaaacccttctttcttttcttatctttatctttatctttttcttttcttgttctttttcgttatcttttattttttctttttcttttctcttttttccgACAACCAAATTCCTTCACACATGTATATGCACACGTGTGAATTTGGGTCCAATAGGTGACGTGTGCAGGTGAAACTCACTCGAAATATGTTTAGTTTTtgtgtgtggttcacttgagccttgaatcttccacgtttttgggttcatatttatatcgtaaaatgatatggaaaaatggacggacggcatggataaaacacatacatcacggtgctcTCCACAGTCCCTGCTACCGGTAGGTGCAGTAGGGAAACCACGTCCAAGGAAATACAAACTGATGTAGAACCTatcacagacacgttcctagcatggttgagccaaaagaagatggaccgtgaattgactataacttttgatccgagtatcgttacggggcgcacaacctatcaatcttcacTGAAATgggtcatccgaggtgaaccgacccacaaagtgggtcgcatctgtccgtttggtcagaaaaggcgcgctttcagctttaaaatgaatttttaggaaaattttactatttttagtaatttcgatttttaaaatatttttagagttttagattttctttccttttagaaataacttttagttatactaggactcttctagagaaagtttatttgcaatttttatttttagaaattaggccttagaagagttttattagaattagaatttttattagagttagaattttgctatttttggtaattataaattttagtttattttttttcctatattaatggtgtaaggagacacattagggaattatcaatgatcaattaatcaatttcgaatttcttaaaatttatttctattttctactttctttcctcgtggattcaagaagtctctttgaggagtccagagaagctccgtggattcggagtagttatcctcatcacgttcatcccctgcgtcagtttggtatcaaagcaaggtttTTTCCttagattgatggcttctaatgacgggttgggcaacaatcccatgggcggtgtttcagggaatttacctttaacggcggcagcttttgaagcagcacggcgagagaatcggcaagccatgcaagggctgcaggctacCATTGATAGCATGGCGTATCGTTTGGCGAAGGCCCTAGGGTagctccgtgttcatggtggtgatccaccatcaacaattgctagaattagtaatcatattgatcgtagggcgacgctatcagtgaaccacaggatccctcctaataaagtgggatctagcgacatgattttacaacatcctagacgagccattgatcagatggatcggatggatcaagaattcaagatgaaagtcgatcttcctagttttaatggtcaactctacttcaaggacttcctcgattggttgcttaaagtcgaacatttcttcgactacatgaacataatggaagaaaagaaagttaaactcgtggcctacaagttgacgggcagagcttcagattggtgggaacaacttcaactcgagcgaatgagatggatgaaggcgccaatccgcatgtggtcgcggatgaagaagttattgtgcatgtgattcttccctaccaattacgatcaggtattattccaacaaaatcaaaattattggcaagataaccaatcattaaagggttatgcaaagaaatcctattatttgtcggtGAGAGGTGAGCGggtcaaaacggagttgcaacaaaccacaggattcatcagtggaaaacatgtgacccctataggaacggtgagccaactcaagacttctaaagtagagggacaatctctcataactgaacaggcctttgttaaataatctgaggaaacgggagacatatatgcagtagttgaagagaaaaaatatgtggagcctgtgaatatcctagaggatttggaaccagtatcgcaggagttcaagggggttgtaCTCGATGAattccctaataaattacctcccatacgagatatgcaaaatcacgttgatctcattgcaggggcaagtccgcctaattgcccacattatcagaaaaaatatgaaatcttgaagacagatgtgaaggaattaatcgatattagtcaaggaaaacatgagtatatgtatcgtatcggctcaaaagcttaatgccaagtataaaaaaaagtctaatgaacatcggtgtcagaagttatctcagactcatgtgccaagtcttttgcataactcgaggatgagtttttttcaagtggaggggtctaatgtaaaacctgtcacagacacgttcctagcatggttgagccaaaagaagatggaccgtgaattgactataacttttgatccgggtatcgttacggggcgcacaacctatcaatcttcactgaaatgggccatccgaggtgaaccgacccacaaagtgagtcgcatctgtccgtttcgtcagaaaaggcgcgctttcagctcaaaaacgaatttttagaaaaattttactatttttagtaatttcgattttttaaatattttttgagttttagattttctttccttttagaaataacttttagttatactaggactcttctagaaaaagtttatttgcaatttttatttttagaaattaggccttagaagagttttattagaattaggatttttattaaagttagaattttgctatttttgataattacgaattttagtttattttttttttcctatattaatagTGTAAGGAGCCACATTAGGGAATTAtcaatgatcaattaatcaatttcgaatttcttagaatttattttaattttctactttctttcctcgtggattcgagaagtctctgtgaggagtccagagaagctccgtggattcggagtagttatcctcatcacgttcatcccctgCGTCACAAACGCCTTTGAGAGATGTGCACTGGCAGTAAGCACTAAAACCAGTGTATCGGCAATCGTATCATTCACTACTGATACGAGGTGCTGTAACGGCATCGTTCATGGATGGTATGCGTGAAATAGAAGAGGAAGAAGCGAACACATCGACCAACGACGCTCCGGGACGGAGATGCCTAACTCCAGGTAGGCAAGCACTGGCCGATTCCATGATGAAATCGGTCAACGCATCCATTTCCGAGTTCGGAAGCGGAAGCCCACCATCTACATAGTCCCACAAAGAATCCGGCAAGTAAACGAGGTTGCGTATGAGCCCCAGATCGTGTCGATCGGCCCATACCATCATGGCAAGAATAGCCTGCAAAGAATGGAAGAGCACAAATGGCGGTACCTACATTCAATCCTCTCCCGCAATCCCAACCATCGGTTGGAGGACTACCTCGAGGCGATTGAAGAATTGGGGGATGAAGCTCGAATTTGCTACTCCGAGAAAGTGGGTCCACAGATGAGCAACgagtttgtgaaaatgatggTCCTTGATGCTTGCTTCATTGTCGAGTTCTTTCTCAAGTTCAATAATCTCAACGAAATGGTGGAGCAAATAGGGGAGTTTCGCAAGGAAGAAGAACAGTTAGCGCAAAAAGAGGAGCTCAGGCCAAAAGAGAAGGAGCTCGAGCCAGAAGAGGAGGAGCTCGAGCCAGAAGAGGAGTTGCTCAGGAAAAAAATAGGGTTCTTTTCTCAGTTAGAAGACTTCAAAGACCCGATACTTGATGCGACTGGAATGATGTCCCTTGTAGGGTATGATATGTTCCTCCTCGAAAATCAAATTCCTTTCTTCGTTCTGCAGCGTATTTTCATGATGGCTTGTCCGGTGAACTTACCGCATAAACTTGCCGAGATGGCCCTTGATTTCTTCGATCATTTCATGCATAGGAATAACGAAATTCAGATCAAGGATTCCTACTGTCATCTGCTCCGTTTGTTCCACTCGCATTTGATACCGACCCCGACTCATAGCAAGGAGAGCAATTCTACCGTCGAATCCGTCCTCAACAAGTTCAAGAATATAAGCAGGTTTTTCCAATCTTCAAATAAGCCCCAGTTGCCCATTAGCAACAATCCATCTCCAGTAAGGATAATGATGATCCCTGGCGCGGCTGAGCTCCAACTTGCGGGGGTCAAGTTCAAGAAGAAAGAGAAGTACAGTAGCATCTTGGACGTGGAATTTAGCCATGGGGTATTGGAAATCCCTCCCTTGTCGATATATGAATCCAGCAATGCTCTCTTTCGGAACCTAGTAGCGTTCGAACAATGCTACCCGGAAGCAACAACCCACTTCACGAGTTACTTCTGGTTCATGGATTGCCTTGTCAACACGTCCAAGGATGTGGCGCTGCTCCATCTCAATGAGATCATAAATCATGGGTTGGAAAGTGATGATGATGTGGGCCAACTATTCAACCGTCTCTGCACTGGGACATTCCTTGATTATGAGGAAAGCTACCTTTCGGATCTACCACAGAATGTCCAAAAACATTGCAAGAGCAAATGGAACATGTGGCTGGCGAGCTTGATGCGCGATTATTTCACCAATCCATGGTCTGTCATTTCTTTGATAGCGGCTTCGATCCTCCTCCTCCTCACCGTCACCCAAACGTTCTTCACCGTCCTTCTTATTACCGACCGCAGTCCTAGTTCTTGATCATCATATTTTAATGGCGtagattattttgatttttctcatttgTGTTTTGCTACTTGTGTGTGAAAAACATTACTGTAGAATACAAATCCTGGTTTTATTTTCAATTTGGTAACTCATCACTACTCATTCAGGTTCAGTCAATTGTATTGATTCCAACCATTCATTAGATCCACTAAAAAATCAGTTGGCATGGGTCTCACCTTTTAGGCCTAGTTAAAAATCGGGCTTAGTCATGTTCCACGGACCCATCGACCCATATGGATATGATTGATTATTAGTTGGggtatcaatgggccgggcttgggcctgctatcagaatttttaaaaggcCAAGGCCAAGCCCAACCGACCGGCCCGAAACAGTTGAAAATCCGGACCGGAGCTACCTCAGGCCCGGCCCGTCGATAGACCTAATTATAACATCACACTCTGGTGGTATAGCACCATAAGTAACGGTGGTACCAATCTATTTTGGACGCCGCGTGATGTTTAGATGATATCCAGTCTGCCATGCTGACACCCCATCCCACCCAAACCCAAAATAAAACAGATCAAAAacc from Magnolia sinica isolate HGM2019 chromosome 17, MsV1, whole genome shotgun sequence encodes the following:
- the LOC131231773 gene encoding UPF0481 protein At3g47200-like, coding for MTVDLAASTGRFHDEIGQRIHFRVRKRKPTIYIVPQRIRQVNEVAYEPQIVSIGPYHHGKNSLQRMEEHKWRYLHSILSRNPNHRLEDYLEAIEELGDEARICYSEKVGPQMSNEFVKMMVLDACFIVEFFLKFNNLNEMVEQIGEFRKEEEQLAQKEELRPKEKELEPEEEELEPEEELLRKKIGFFSQLEDFKDPILDATGMMSLVGYDMFLLENQIPFFVLQRIFMMACPVNLPHKLAEMALDFFDHFMHRNNEIQIKDSYCHLLRLFHSHLIPTPTHSKESNSTVESVLNKFKNISRFFQSSNKPQLPISNNPSPVRIMMIPGAAELQLAGVKFKKKEKYSSILDVEFSHGVLEIPPLSIYESSNALFRNLVAFEQCYPEATTHFTSYFWFMDCLVNTSKDVALLHLNEIINHGLESDDDVGQLFNRLCTGTFLDYEESYLSDLPQNVQKHCKSKWNMWLASLMRDYFTNPWSVISLIAASILLLLTVTQTFFTVLLITDRSPSS